In Paramisgurnus dabryanus chromosome 7, PD_genome_1.1, whole genome shotgun sequence, the following are encoded in one genomic region:
- the LOC135746285 gene encoding phospholipase A2 inhibitor 1-like gives MQNNHKFTSIQLHKCFNMKLFIGLFLTSAFLYSVHMLQCLNCESFMCEKPFLTNCSSGDSCATVQIDEMYSGYNLTVVDKFCIQTELCAYFRANGTTFTSSFGVGRRRVILTYSCCNTDGCNNASTDEPNKTPNGLKCKSCRSFFDENCEDFDMNCVGSQDRCFNDKASSLPFGYGLGMNHTLKGCISSHFCKPSKFSNVTCLEGRFTSNRVSWMSEVNFNLLLLSLISFVLLL, from the exons ATGCAGAACAACCATAAGTTTACTTCAATTCAGCTACACAAGTGCTTCAACATGAAGCTGTTCATAGGACTCTTCCTCACCTCTGCATTCCTCTACTCAG TCCACATGCTGCAGTGTCTAAATTGTGAGTCTTTTATGTGCGAGAAGCCATTTTTAACAAACTGCTCTTCAGGTGACTCTTGTGCCACTGTACAGATTGACGAAATGTATTCAG GTTATAATTTGACAGTGGTTGATAAATTTTGCATACAGACTGAATTGTGTGCATACTTTCGTGCAAATGGTACAACATTCACTTCCTCATTTGGTGTTGGACGAAGAAgggttattttaacatattcCTGCTGCAACACTGATGGCTGTAACAATGCGAGTACTGATG AACCAAACAAAACCCCAAATGGACTGAAGTGTAAATCATGTCGCAGTTTTTTTGATGAAAATTGTGAAGATTTTGATATGAACTGTGTGGGAAGTCAGGACCGCTGTTTTAATGACAAAG CTTCTTCATTACCTTTTGGCTATGGTCTTGGAATGAATCACACATTAAAAGGCTGCATCTCTAGTCATTTCTGTAAGCCTTCAAAATTCTCAAACGTGACCTGCCTTGAAGGGAGATTCACAAGCAATCGTGTCTCCTGGATGAGTGAAGTCAATTTCAATCTCCTGCTTCTGAGTCTGATTTCATTTGTTTTACTGCTATAA
- the LOC135788800 gene encoding uncharacterized protein, producing the protein MWLLLGFCLISSLIHSVQMLQCWIGLNYHNTSLIACPANYYCAVLQLGHSSTLQGCLSNENTCNLTTPTSVNFGFYDEIRSCCETDGCNNGSLPEKNNVPNGLKCDSCKSAIDKECKTPLSCVGAQECCVNMTDFVHLRNYTWKGCASKNFRGMTSNSTVSLSCYNKGNLNLTHKPTPNTKSTTYTNFTSSNAVQMLKCWNGLKNYQNASFKACPANYYCTVLQSGNSSTVQTCLSIEKTCYFTTPTSVNLGFYDVIMSCCDTDGCNNVSLPEKTNVPNGLKCDSCKSAEDKECKTPLSCVGAQECCFNMTDFQVLGNYTWKGCTSKKFRGITSNSTVSLSCYNKENLNPTPKPTTSTKTKSTTYTNFTSSNAVQMLKCWNGLNYQNASLKACPANYYCAVLQSGNSSTVQTCLSNEKTCNFTTPTIVNLGFYDVILSCWNTDGCNNVSLPEKNNVPNGLKCDSCKSAEDKECKTPLSCVGAQECCFNMTDFKVLGNYTWKGCTSKKFRGITSNSTVSLSCYNQDNLNPTPKPTTSTNTKSTTYTKFTSKYTPGNKSASWLRVHSCSLLLMSLSAIFLKEVN; encoded by the exons atgtggcttCTGTTGGGATTCTGCTTGATCTCCTCACTCATCCACTCAG TTCAAATGCTGCAATGTTGGATTGGGTTAAACTATCATAACACATCTTTAATAGCCTGTCCTGCTAACTATTATTGTGCTGTTCTCCAGTTAG GCCATTCTTCAACCCTACAGGGTTGCCTATCTAATGAAAACACCTGCAATTTAACAACACCTACAAGTGTTAATTTTGGGTTTTATGATGAAATACGGTCATGCTGTGAAACAGATGGTTGTAACAATGGCAGTCTGCCTG AAAAAAACAATGTCCCGAATGGACTTAAGTGTGACTCATGCAAGAGTGCGATAGACAAAGAGTGCAAAACTCCACTGTCTTGTGTGGGAGCCCAGGAATGCTGCGTAAATATGACAG ATTTTGTACATTTGAGAAATTACACATGGAAGGGATGTGCTTCAAAAAATTTTCGTGGAATGACATCAAACTCCACAGTCTCGCTTAGCTGCTACAATAAAGGGAATCTAAATCTTACCCATAAACCCACCCCTAACACTAAATCTACTACTTACACTAACTTTACCTCTTCAAATGCAGTTCAAATGCTGAAATGTTGGAATGGGTTAAAAAACTATCAGAACGCATCTTTTAAAGCCTGTCCTGCTAACTATTATTGTACTGTTCTCCAGTCAG GCAATTCTTCAACCGTACAGACATGCCTATCGATTGAGAAAACCTGTTATTTCACAACACCTACAAGTGTTAATTTGGGGTTTTATGATGTAATAATGTCATGCTGCGACACAGATGGCTGTAACAATGTCAGTCTGCCTG AAAAAACCAATGTCCCGAATGGACTTAAGTGTGACTCATGCAAGAGTGCAGAAGACAAAGAGTGCAAAACTCCACTGTCCTGTGTAGGAGCCCAGGAATGCTGCTTTAATATGACAG attTTCAAGTGTTGGGAAATTACACATGGAAGGGCTGTACTTCAAAAAAATTTCGTGGAATCACATCAAACTCCACAGTCTCGCTTAGCTGCTACAATAAAGAGAATCTAAATCCGACCCCTAAACCCACCACTAGCACTAAGACTAAATCTACTACTTACACTAACTTTACCTCTTCAAATGCAGTTCAAATGCTGAAATGTTGGAATGGGTTAAACTATCAGAACGCATCTTTAAAAGCCTGTCCTGCTAACTATTATTGTGCTGTTCTCCAGTCAG GCAATTCTTCAACCGTACAGACATGCCTATCTAATGAGAAAACCTGTAATTTCACAACACCTACAATTGTTAATTTGGGGTTTTATGATGTAATACTGTCATGCTGGAACACAGATGGCTGTAACAATGTCAGTCTGCCTG aaaaaaaCAATGTCCCGAATGGACTTAAGTGTGACTCATGCAAGAGTGCAGAAGACAAAGAGTGCAAAACTCCACTGTCCTGTGTGGGAGCCCAGGAATGCTGCTTCAATATGACAG attttaaaGTGTTGGGAAATTACACATGGAAGGGCTGTACTTCAAAAAAATTTCGTGGAATCACATCAAACTCCACAGTCTCGCTTAGCTGCTACAATCAAGATAATCTAAATCCTACCCCTAAACCCACCACTAGCACTAACACTAAATCTACTACTTACACTAAATTTACCTCTAAATATACCCCAGGAAACAAAAGTGCATCTTGGCTGAGAGTCCACAGCTGCAGTCTTCTACTGATGAGTCTTAGTGCCATTTTCTTGAAGGAGGTAAATTAA